One genomic window of Tenacibaculum tangerinum includes the following:
- a CDS encoding ABC transporter permease, with translation MKRLRLIIEREFIAKVRNKSFIVMTFLSPLLMIGMGALVIFLMKKNDDKVKKIVYVDHSGIFFKDVFKDSKTVKYQDFTALGIEESKKKVEDGDYYGALYIPKQDSLEVLAKSIEFFSKDSPSMSVIESIEDSIDKELRHKKLEGFGINIAHIEESKISSEIKMFDFSGEKSSKLINGLKIGVGTIAGYLLMMFVMIYGTSVMRSVIEEKTSRIIEVIVSSVKPFQLMLGKIIGNASAGLLQFFIWGVLFLVLGLIASSFFGVDMMEMQSAKVSSEQLDAIQQTAMNKGEMIVQEIFRLPLVKMFFLFIFYFLGGYMLYSSLFAAIGAAVDNETDTQQFMMPIMLPLMLAVYVGFATVINDPHGPVSVVFSYIPFTSPIVMLMRIPFGVAWWEIAISMLLLILTFIVIVWIAAKVYRVGILMYGKKPTYKDLWKWIRYSG, from the coding sequence ATGAAAAGATTACGATTAATTATAGAACGCGAGTTTATTGCTAAAGTTAGAAATAAATCGTTTATCGTTATGACTTTCTTAAGTCCGTTGTTAATGATTGGTATGGGGGCTTTGGTAATATTCTTAATGAAAAAAAACGATGATAAGGTTAAGAAAATAGTATATGTTGATCATTCAGGCATTTTTTTTAAAGATGTTTTTAAAGACTCAAAAACAGTAAAATACCAAGATTTTACAGCTTTAGGAATTGAAGAATCAAAAAAGAAGGTGGAAGATGGAGATTATTACGGAGCGTTATACATTCCGAAACAAGATAGTTTAGAAGTATTGGCAAAATCAATTGAGTTTTTTTCTAAAGATTCTCCTAGTATGTCGGTAATAGAAAGTATAGAAGATAGTATCGACAAAGAACTACGCCATAAGAAGTTAGAGGGTTTTGGTATAAATATAGCTCATATTGAAGAGTCTAAAATTTCATCAGAAATAAAAATGTTTGATTTTTCTGGCGAAAAATCATCAAAACTCATCAACGGATTAAAAATTGGTGTGGGTACTATTGCAGGGTATTTACTCATGATGTTTGTTATGATTTACGGTACTTCAGTGATGCGGAGTGTTATTGAAGAAAAAACAAGTAGAATTATTGAAGTGATTGTTTCTTCAGTAAAACCTTTTCAATTAATGCTAGGAAAAATTATAGGAAATGCCTCTGCTGGCTTATTACAGTTCTTTATTTGGGGAGTGTTGTTTTTAGTGCTTGGTTTGATAGCATCATCTTTCTTCGGAGTTGATATGATGGAAATGCAATCGGCAAAAGTTTCTTCTGAGCAACTAGATGCTATTCAACAAACAGCAATGAATAAAGGAGAAATGATTGTGCAAGAAATCTTTAGGTTGCCCTTAGTAAAAATGTTCTTCTTATTTATTTTTTATTTCCTTGGAGGGTATATGTTGTATAGCTCTTTGTTTGCAGCCATTGGTGCTGCGGTAGATAATGAAACCGACACACAACAATTTATGATGCCTATTATGTTACCCTTAATGTTAGCGGTGTATGTAGGTTTTGCTACAGTAATAAATGATCCTCACGGCCCAGTATCGGTTGTGTTTTCTTATATACCGTTCACATCACCCATTGTGATGCTTATGAGAATTCCGTTTGGAGTAGCTTGGTGGGAAATAGCCATTTCTATGTTGCTATTAATTCTTACTTTTATCGTAATTGTATGGATTGCTGCCAAAGTGTATCGCGTTGGAATTTTAATGTACGGAAAAAAACCAACGTATAAAGATTTATGGAAGTGGATTCGTTACAGTGGATAA
- a CDS encoding MarR family winged helix-turn-helix transcriptional regulator: MDKDKSIDHQLRATWQAVAKMYNEQAAKHDSTMATAFALLNIDYENGTPSTALGPLMGMEPTSLSRLLKTMEDKGVIYREKNPNDGRSVILKLTKYGKEMRQVSKGHVYQFNNKVREHITEEELNTFFKVTTTINKLITDKLIYDESINKEAV, encoded by the coding sequence ATGGACAAAGACAAATCAATAGATCACCAATTAAGAGCTACGTGGCAAGCAGTTGCTAAAATGTATAATGAGCAAGCCGCAAAGCACGATAGTACGATGGCTACAGCTTTTGCTTTGTTGAATATAGATTACGAAAATGGAACCCCTTCGACAGCTTTAGGACCGCTAATGGGAATGGAGCCTACCAGTCTTTCTCGTTTGTTAAAAACCATGGAAGACAAAGGAGTTATATACCGTGAGAAAAATCCTAATGACGGCAGAAGTGTTATTTTAAAACTTACCAAATACGGTAAAGAAATGCGCCAAGTTTCAAAAGGGCACGTATATCAATTCAATAATAAAGTAAGGGAACATATTACAGAAGAAGAATTAAACACCTTCTTTAAAGTAACAACAACTATAAACAAATTAATTACAGATAAGTTGATATATGATGAAAGTATCAATAAAGAAGCTGTATAA
- a CDS encoding mechanosensitive ion channel family protein yields MKEIIKEVTDFLNVRIPMGGKDVDITVQTVLALIIGLILVKFLLKYLKMIARKKLDKEDKNKFDTIFSFTSWLAYVIVFSIVLSSAGVDLSAILVASSALLIGVGLALQTFFQDIISGVFIILDKSVHVGDIIELEGKIGRVEEIKLRTTRAVTIENKVLVIPNHKYLTHSLYNWTQNGTTTRESVTVGVAYGSDVALVKKLLLKAANEHPKVFQHPAPMVVFENFGDSALEFKLVFTLGDSFQALIPQSDIRYRIDELFREHNISIPFPQRDIHIIRNKE; encoded by the coding sequence ATGAAAGAAATTATAAAAGAAGTAACTGATTTTTTAAATGTTAGAATTCCCATGGGTGGGAAAGACGTAGATATTACAGTACAGACAGTTTTAGCTTTAATTATAGGTTTAATTCTTGTTAAGTTCTTGCTGAAGTATCTTAAAATGATTGCTAGAAAGAAACTAGATAAAGAAGATAAAAATAAATTTGACACCATTTTTTCATTTACCAGCTGGTTGGCATACGTAATTGTTTTTTCAATAGTATTGAGTTCAGCGGGTGTAGATTTGAGCGCTATCTTAGTAGCCTCATCTGCATTGTTAATCGGTGTTGGGTTGGCTTTGCAAACTTTTTTTCAAGATATTATTTCTGGAGTTTTTATCATTCTAGATAAGAGTGTGCATGTTGGAGATATTATTGAGTTAGAAGGAAAGATTGGTAGAGTTGAAGAAATTAAGTTAAGAACCACAAGAGCGGTAACTATTGAAAATAAAGTATTGGTAATTCCTAATCACAAATATTTAACTCATAGTTTATATAACTGGACTCAAAACGGAACGACTACTCGTGAAAGTGTTACAGTTGGAGTGGCATACGGAAGTGATGTAGCGTTGGTTAAAAAGTTGTTGTTAAAAGCGGCAAATGAACACCCAAAAGTATTTCAACATCCAGCGCCCATGGTGGTTTTTGAAAACTTTGGAGATAGTGCTCTAGAGTTTAAATTAGTGTTTACCTTAGGCGATAGTTTTCAGGCGCTCATCCCACAAAGTGATATTCGATACAGAATAGACGAATTGTTTAGAGAGCACAATATAAGTATTCCATTTCCTCAAAGAGATATTCATATTATAAGGAATAAGGAATAG
- a CDS encoding ABC transporter ATP-binding protein — protein sequence MNNLLEVNNVVKRYGDYTALNNVSMHIPKGSVFGLLGPNGAGKTSLIRIINQITMPDAGEIILDGEKLAPNHIEYIGYLPEERGLYKSMKVGEQALYLAQLKGLSRSEAKKRLKYWFDKFDIGAWWNKKIEELSKGMAQKVQFIVTVLHQPKLLIFDEPFSGFDPINAKLIAKEILQLRDEGATIIFSTHRMESVEEMCDYIALINKSNKILDGKLEDIKKEFRTNTFQVGLATSKAKEVEMKLREKFTVLPADFKLLNDGLKLNVKLTSGNSANDLLSYLTTQGEVQHFVELIPSANDIFIQAIQKNS from the coding sequence ATGAACAATTTATTAGAAGTAAATAATGTGGTAAAACGCTATGGCGATTATACGGCATTAAACAACGTTTCCATGCATATTCCTAAAGGAAGTGTATTTGGATTACTTGGACCTAATGGGGCAGGAAAAACATCGTTAATCCGAATTATAAATCAGATAACCATGCCCGATGCTGGTGAAATTATTTTAGATGGAGAAAAACTAGCTCCTAACCATATAGAATATATAGGATATTTACCAGAAGAGCGCGGTTTATATAAAAGTATGAAAGTGGGAGAACAAGCGTTGTATTTAGCTCAATTAAAAGGATTGAGTAGGTCTGAAGCAAAAAAACGATTGAAATATTGGTTTGATAAGTTCGACATAGGTGCTTGGTGGAATAAGAAGATTGAAGAACTTTCAAAAGGAATGGCGCAAAAGGTGCAATTTATTGTTACCGTGCTGCATCAACCTAAATTATTAATTTTTGACGAGCCGTTTTCTGGATTCGATCCTATCAATGCAAAATTGATAGCAAAAGAAATATTACAGTTGCGTGATGAAGGAGCGACCATAATTTTTTCTACTCACAGAATGGAAAGTGTAGAGGAAATGTGTGATTATATCGCTTTAATCAATAAGTCGAATAAAATTTTAGATGGGAAACTAGAAGATATTAAAAAAGAATTTAGAACCAATACCTTTCAAGTGGGCTTGGCAACATCGAAAGCTAAAGAGGTTGAAATGAAGCTCAGAGAAAAATTTACGGTATTGCCTGCGGATTTTAAGTTGTTAAATGACGGACTAAAACTAAACGTAAAATTAACCAGCGGAAATTCAGCAAACGATTTACTATCCTATTTAACCACTCAAGGAGAAGTACAGCATTTTGTAGAGTTAATACCAAGTGCCAATGATATTTTTATTCAAGCAATTCAAAAAAACAGTTAA
- a CDS encoding peroxiredoxin has translation MATAVGKKFPDLNVDAMNEMGDTFKLNVLEEAVNNKKKVLLFWYPKDFTFVCPTELHAFQAALSEFEKRNTIVIGASCDTPEVHFAWLNQSKDNGGIEGVTYPLLADSNRNLSSVLGILDITNEVYDEATGTVQVEGDNVTYRATYLIDEEGTVFHEGINHMPVGRNVNEYLRLIDAYTHVQEKGEVCPANWEEGKEAMQANAKATAAYLAAN, from the coding sequence ATGGCAACAGCAGTAGGAAAAAAGTTTCCAGATTTAAATGTAGACGCAATGAATGAAATGGGTGATACGTTTAAATTAAATGTATTAGAAGAAGCAGTTAACAACAAGAAAAAAGTGTTATTATTTTGGTACCCAAAAGATTTTACTTTTGTTTGTCCAACTGAGTTACACGCTTTTCAAGCTGCATTATCAGAATTTGAAAAAAGAAACACAATAGTTATTGGAGCTTCATGTGATACGCCTGAGGTTCATTTTGCTTGGTTAAACCAAAGCAAAGATAACGGAGGTATTGAGGGAGTTACGTATCCTTTATTAGCAGATAGTAATCGTAATTTATCGTCTGTTTTAGGTATATTAGACATCACTAACGAGGTTTATGATGAAGCTACAGGAACTGTTCAAGTAGAAGGAGATAACGTAACTTATAGAGCTACTTATTTAATAGATGAAGAAGGAACTGTTTTTCATGAAGGAATAAATCACATGCCTGTTGGGCGTAATGTAAACGAATACTTACGTTTAATTGATGCCTATACTCATGTGCAAGAAAAAGGCGAGGTTTGTCCTGCAAACTGGGAAGAGGGTAAAGAAGCAATGCAAGCAAATGCGAAAGCAACTGCAGCATATTTAGCAGCAAACTAA
- a CDS encoding transposase — MVNTFGIHEQSTGRNYLFSPKGRLGLMFLKHYANCSDKKLIEQLNSNLDYQFFCDIELGFERLTNYKIVSQIRCELSEKLEISSVEKVLFSFWKGQIESANQIVMDATCYESELSYPSIQKLLWQSVHWLYKQLQKTCSVLGVKMIRSKYLKWKKRYQGFSKMRRKTKSKRISLTRALLKLLLKFINFEKELQIHSNLEFTPQYYKRITTIQKIYEQQKHHFDTGEKIKDRIVSIHKDYIRPIVRGKEVKPVEFGAKVNKVQIDGISFIEHINFNAFHEGNRFIQTVQKVQGLTRKKVKIAGADKIYATNKNRKYCSSKAIQTDFIPKGKKSKNHKEKQKLRAIISKERATRLEGSFGKDKEHYHLKKIKAKTKKNEILWIFFGIHTGNALEIGRRKAREIDKKTA; from the coding sequence TTGGTAAATACTTTTGGTATCCACGAACAATCAACAGGGCGAAACTATCTTTTTAGTCCTAAAGGGAGGCTTGGTTTAATGTTTTTGAAGCATTACGCTAATTGTTCAGATAAGAAATTAATAGAGCAATTAAATTCTAATCTTGATTATCAATTTTTTTGTGATATTGAACTAGGATTTGAACGTTTGACCAATTATAAAATAGTAAGTCAAATACGTTGTGAATTATCAGAGAAATTAGAGATTAGTTCAGTTGAAAAAGTTCTTTTTTCTTTTTGGAAAGGTCAAATAGAGAGCGCCAATCAAATAGTTATGGATGCAACTTGTTATGAGAGTGAACTATCTTATCCTAGCATTCAAAAATTACTTTGGCAGTCTGTGCATTGGCTTTATAAACAACTACAAAAAACCTGCTCAGTGTTAGGAGTTAAAATGATTCGAAGTAAGTATTTGAAATGGAAGAAACGGTATCAAGGGTTTAGTAAAATGCGAAGAAAAACCAAATCAAAACGAATCTCATTAACTAGAGCATTATTAAAATTACTATTGAAGTTTATCAATTTTGAAAAAGAACTACAAATCCATTCTAACCTAGAGTTTACCCCACAATATTATAAGAGAATAACTACAATTCAAAAGATTTACGAGCAACAAAAGCATCACTTTGATACAGGAGAGAAAATAAAGGATAGAATTGTGAGTATTCATAAGGATTATATTCGTCCTATTGTCAGGGGAAAAGAAGTAAAACCTGTTGAATTTGGAGCAAAAGTGAACAAAGTTCAAATAGACGGGATTAGTTTTATAGAACACATCAATTTTAATGCTTTTCACGAGGGAAATCGTTTTATACAAACGGTTCAAAAAGTGCAAGGATTAACTCGAAAGAAAGTAAAAATAGCTGGAGCAGATAAAATTTATGCCACCAATAAAAACAGAAAATACTGTAGTTCTAAAGCTATACAAACAGACTTTATTCCTAAGGGGAAAAAATCTAAAAACCACAAAGAAAAACAGAAACTTAGAGCTATTATTTCCAAAGAAAGAGCTACAAGATTAGAAGGGTCTTTTGGTAAGGATAAAGAACATTATCATTTAAAAAAGATAAAGGCTAAAACTAAAAAAAATGAGATTCTTTGGATTTTCTTTGGAATACACACAGGGAACGCACTTGAAATTGGTCGTAGAAAAGCGAGAGAAATAGACAAAAAAACAGCCTAA
- a CDS encoding DUF6952 family protein, which produces MKLPVIKHLTSFIEENDQDYLLETIETLEALTEVPSLKDEELDVIGELISNMYGAIEVHKMIKEGTPKKEALNSFMQRVLGSIDK; this is translated from the coding sequence ATGAAATTACCTGTAATTAAACACTTAACTTCATTTATTGAAGAAAACGACCAAGACTACCTATTAGAAACCATTGAAACTTTAGAGGCTCTTACAGAAGTTCCGTCATTAAAAGATGAAGAATTGGATGTAATTGGTGAACTAATCTCAAATATGTATGGGGCGATTGAAGTTCATAAAATGATTAAAGAAGGAACACCTAAAAAAGAAGCATTGAACAGTTTTATGCAACGTGTTTTAGGTTCTATTGATAAATAA
- the katG gene encoding catalase/peroxidase HPI translates to MKDANPNSSHNKAKCPFSQGANTEIHDNVMEWWPKSLNLDILHQHDTKTNPLGNDFNYAEAFKKLDLEAVKNDLKNLMTDSQDWWPADWGHYGGLMIRMAWHAAGTYRIADGRGGSNTGNQRFAPLNSWPDNGNLDKARRLLWPIKKKYGNKLSWADLIILAGNIAYESMGFKTFGFAGGREDIWHPEKDIYWGAEKEWLAPTKSRYDNDENRESLENPLAAVQMGLIYVNPEGVDGKPDPLRTAKDVRETFERMAMNDEETVALTAGGHTVGKAHGNGDDSVLGASPEGAEIQHQGFGWMNPKGSGNAENTVTSGLEGAWTTTPDRWNHTYFHLLLNHEWELKKSPAGAWQWEPIDMDEADKPVDAHNPNIKRNPIMTDADMAMKMDPEYRKISEKFYKDPKYFDETFARAWFKLTHRDLGPNTRYLGTDAPEEDLIWQDPVPSVDYTLNESEIETLKDKLLNSGLTRTELINTAWDSARTYRGSDFRGGANGARIRLAPQKNWEGNEPTRLNKVLNTLTEIQSSLHKKVSIADLIVLGGTAAIEEAAKDGGFDINVPFAPGRGDATAEVTDAPSFNALEPIHDGYRNWLKKNYNVKPEELLLDRTQLMGLTAPEMTVLIGGMRVLGTNYGNTKHGVFTDNEGVLSNDFFVNLTDMKFSWKPVDDNLYNIVDRKTGATKWTATRVDLIFGSNSILRSYAEVYAQDDNKEKFVKDFVAAWTKVMNADRYDLA, encoded by the coding sequence ATGAAAGATGCTAACCCAAACTCTTCTCATAACAAAGCAAAATGTCCTTTTTCTCAAGGTGCTAACACAGAGATACATGATAATGTTATGGAATGGTGGCCTAAATCACTGAATCTAGATATTTTACATCAACACGACACTAAAACAAACCCATTAGGCAACGACTTTAATTATGCCGAAGCGTTTAAAAAATTAGACTTAGAAGCGGTTAAAAACGATCTTAAAAATTTAATGACCGATAGCCAAGATTGGTGGCCTGCAGATTGGGGGCATTACGGAGGACTGATGATTCGTATGGCATGGCATGCGGCAGGCACCTACAGAATTGCCGACGGTAGAGGCGGTAGCAATACTGGAAATCAGCGATTCGCTCCATTAAATAGTTGGCCAGACAACGGAAACCTTGATAAAGCTAGACGTCTATTATGGCCTATAAAGAAAAAATATGGTAATAAATTATCTTGGGCAGACCTCATCATTTTGGCTGGCAACATAGCCTATGAATCGATGGGATTCAAAACATTTGGTTTTGCTGGAGGACGTGAAGATATTTGGCACCCTGAAAAAGATATTTATTGGGGCGCAGAAAAAGAATGGCTAGCGCCTACTAAAAGTAGATACGACAACGATGAAAATCGTGAATCTCTCGAAAATCCTTTGGCTGCCGTTCAAATGGGATTAATTTATGTAAACCCCGAAGGTGTTGATGGAAAACCCGACCCACTTAGAACAGCAAAAGACGTTCGCGAAACTTTTGAACGAATGGCTATGAACGATGAAGAAACCGTTGCTTTGACGGCGGGAGGACATACTGTTGGAAAAGCTCATGGTAATGGAGACGATAGTGTACTAGGTGCAAGTCCTGAAGGTGCAGAAATTCAGCATCAAGGTTTCGGATGGATGAACCCTAAAGGTAGTGGAAACGCTGAAAATACAGTAACCAGTGGTTTGGAAGGTGCATGGACCACTACTCCTGACAGATGGAACCATACCTATTTTCATTTATTATTAAATCATGAATGGGAGCTAAAAAAGAGTCCCGCTGGAGCATGGCAATGGGAGCCCATTGATATGGATGAAGCAGACAAACCTGTCGATGCTCACAACCCAAACATCAAGAGAAACCCTATTATGACCGATGCTGATATGGCAATGAAAATGGATCCTGAATACAGAAAAATTTCTGAAAAATTCTACAAAGATCCTAAGTATTTTGACGAAACTTTCGCTCGTGCTTGGTTTAAATTAACGCATCGTGATTTAGGTCCTAATACACGTTACTTAGGCACTGATGCCCCTGAAGAAGATCTTATTTGGCAAGACCCGGTTCCTAGTGTAGATTATACCTTGAATGAATCTGAAATTGAAACTCTTAAAGACAAACTACTAAACAGTGGTCTTACCAGAACCGAATTGATTAATACTGCTTGGGATAGCGCTAGAACCTATAGAGGTTCAGACTTTAGAGGAGGCGCTAATGGAGCACGTATTCGTTTAGCCCCTCAAAAAAATTGGGAAGGAAATGAACCTACAAGACTAAATAAGGTATTGAATACTTTAACCGAAATTCAATCTAGCTTACACAAAAAAGTAAGTATTGCTGATTTAATTGTTTTAGGAGGAACTGCCGCTATTGAAGAGGCTGCAAAAGATGGTGGATTCGATATCAACGTTCCTTTTGCGCCAGGAAGAGGTGATGCTACTGCTGAAGTGACAGATGCTCCTTCTTTTAATGCCTTAGAACCCATACACGATGGATACAGAAATTGGTTGAAGAAAAATTACAATGTAAAGCCCGAAGAATTATTATTAGACAGAACACAACTTATGGGACTTACCGCTCCTGAAATGACCGTTTTAATTGGAGGAATGCGTGTCTTAGGAACCAACTACGGAAACACAAAACACGGTGTATTTACTGATAATGAAGGCGTACTGAGTAATGATTTCTTTGTAAACCTTACCGATATGAAATTTTCTTGGAAACCAGTAGATGACAACCTTTACAACATTGTCGATCGTAAAACAGGTGCTACCAAATGGACAGCTACAAGGGTGGATTTAATTTTTGGTTCAAATTCAATTCTTCGATCGTATGCTGAAGTATATGCACAAGATGACAACAAAGAAAAATTTGTAAAAGATTTTGTTGCTGCATGGACTAAAGTAATGAATGCTGACAGGTACGATTTAGCATAA
- a CDS encoding YtxH domain-containing protein, giving the protein MSNESNSIFGLLVGAAIGAGLGILFAPDKGSKTRQKIADGAASARDTIVSEATHLKEEVAQRAETLKNNVSDTLQNKSNTLEEQLDTIVTDASYKADDVISELEKKLKVLKAKNKKLQTK; this is encoded by the coding sequence ATGAGTAACGAGAGCAACAGTATTTTTGGTTTATTAGTAGGAGCGGCAATAGGCGCTGGCTTAGGTATCTTATTTGCCCCCGATAAGGGAAGTAAAACTAGGCAAAAAATAGCGGATGGAGCAGCCTCAGCAAGAGATACTATTGTGTCTGAAGCAACACATCTTAAAGAGGAAGTTGCACAAAGAGCTGAAACCTTAAAAAATAATGTTTCAGACACATTACAAAACAAAAGCAACACGTTAGAAGAACAATTAGACACGATAGTTACAGATGCTAGCTACAAAGCTGATGATGTGATTTCAGAATTAGAAAAAAAGTTAAAAGTGTTAAAAGCAAAGAATAAAAAATTACAAACAAAGTAA
- a CDS encoding thioredoxin family protein — protein MLQELSQDNLSEIVADNKKVIVQFSATWCGNCRIMKPKFKKLSSENDDIVFVIADAEKFPESRKLADVSNLPTFATFVDGKFFNQTQTNKFDVLKDLVNEVA, from the coding sequence ATGTTACAAGAATTAAGTCAAGATAATTTATCGGAAATTGTCGCAGATAACAAAAAGGTAATAGTTCAGTTTTCGGCTACTTGGTGTGGTAACTGCCGTATCATGAAACCGAAGTTTAAGAAGTTATCTTCTGAAAATGACGATATAGTTTTCGTTATTGCTGATGCTGAAAAGTTTCCTGAAAGTAGAAAATTAGCCGATGTGAGTAATTTACCAACATTTGCAACTTTTGTAGATGGTAAGTTTTTTAATCAAACACAAACAAACAAGTTTGATGTATTGAAGGATTTAGTAAACGAAGTTGCTTGA